Proteins from one Pseudomonadota bacterium genomic window:
- the secE gene encoding preprotein translocase subunit SecE yields MDVKAKVDGIKEYFREVYMEAKRVTWPSKKDAVKGTYVVLITVAIAAIFLGIVDVGLAKIIQVLLRG; encoded by the coding sequence ATGGATGTCAAAGCTAAAGTGGACGGTATCAAGGAATACTTCAGAGAAGTTTATATGGAAGCTAAAAGGGTTACATGGCCGTCGAAAAAAGATGCTGTAAAAGGGACTTATGTAGTTTTGATAACAGTTGCAATTGCGGCTATATTTCTTGGTATTGTCGATGTAGGATTGGCAAAGATTATACAGGTGTTGCTGCGTGGATAA
- the rpmG gene encoding 50S ribosomal protein L33, with amino-acid sequence MRQLVILACSDCKNRNYTTTRNKQKTPDKLEMKKYCKSCKKHTSHRETK; translated from the coding sequence ATGAGGCAACTGGTAATACTTGCATGTTCGGATTGTAAGAACAGGAATTATACAACAACAAGGAATAAACAAAAGACGCCTGATAAGCTTGAAATGAAAAAATATTGCAAGTCTTGTAAGAAACATACATCACACAGAGAGACAAAATAA
- the rpoB gene encoding DNA-directed RNA polymerase subunit beta, whose translation MRQTFHNRIFRKNYGKIKEVLDIPNLIETQLDSYEIFLQKDIRPDKRENMGLQAVFNSVFPIKDSHETTTLEFVKYEIGDPKNSEEECIFRSVTYAAPMRVAIRLVVWNVDPDTKIRDIRAVKEQDVYFGEIPLMTERGTFIINGTERVVVSQLHRSPGVYFDCDQAKSTLGGSLSYSARIIPYRGSWLDFEFDHKELVYVRIDKKKKMYVTLFLKALGYTEKEILDYYYDKETVVIKNGRLYKQTLLALLIGQKAPSDILNEETKEVIVKKHKKITKAVIKKMESANIKEIPVEEGDIIGKTTSENVIDPKTKEILISINREITNDDIEKIISKKVNSFDILFIDNLNVSASLSKTLREDSVNTKDEALLGIYRKLRPGDPPTTEFAEALIHNMFFSPERYDLSKVGRLKINHRLNLGIPLEETVLRKEDILEVVGHLLRLKDARGPGDDIDHLGNRRVRTVGELLENQFRMGLVRMERAIKERLTFPEMETLMPHDLVNPKPVASAVKDFFSSSQLSQFMDQTNPLSEITHKRRLSALGPGGLTRERAGFEVRDVHPTHYGRICPVETPEGPNIGLIASLSTYAKVNTFGFIETPYREVVNGRVTNKVKYLSALEEEPYYVAQANAPIDKEGRFTADLITAQKGGGFYLVSPEEVNFMDVSPKQLVSVSASLIPFLEHDDANRALMGSNMQRQAVPLVITEAPIVGTGMEKVVGRDSRVTITARSAGIVKSVDANRIIVQYEEKDKNEEPTVKIDVYNLLKFRRSNQDTCINQRAIVNEGDYVSKGDVLADGPSTDRGELALGKNVLVAFMPWRGYNYEDSVLVNERLVKEDLFTSIHVEELECVVRDTKLGKEEVTRDIPSIGDEVLKDLDESGIVRVGATVKPGDILVGKVTPKGETQLTPEEKLLRAIFGEKAGDVKDTSLRVPHGIEGIVIDVKVLSRRGIDKDDRSRLIEDIEISNILKDQEEQVKIILESTQEKLESIFLGKKAPVDIKDDKGKIVIKKGEVLNVGKIGYMSLHKLQSIDFGDDELEAKISKILDSKENQIEIIKLYYEDKINKIKKGDELSPGVIKTIKVYVVMKRKIAVGDKISGRHGNKGIVSIILPEEDMPFTEDGTPIDLVLNPLGVPSRMNAGQILEVHLGWAAKELGKKIGELVDNYYKSTSSPKAIKAQLKKVFNHGELDSFIDKLSDEEIIELADRMRNGVNVAVPVFDSADESEIKELFEMAGLSDNRQALLYDGRTGDMFHHKITIGNMYFLKLHHLVDDKIHARSIGPYSLVTQQPLGGKAQFGGQRLGEMEVWALEAYGASYSLQEFLTIKSDDVNGRIRAYEAIVKGEDVLEPNLPESFNVLVKELEALCINVDLVREEQ comes from the coding sequence ATGAGGCAGACTTTCCATAATAGGATATTCAGGAAGAACTACGGTAAGATAAAAGAAGTTCTCGATATTCCCAACCTGATTGAAACCCAGCTTGATTCCTATGAGATTTTTTTACAAAAGGATATTCGGCCGGATAAAAGAGAGAACATGGGACTGCAGGCGGTTTTCAACAGCGTGTTTCCCATAAAAGACTCGCATGAGACTACGACACTCGAATTTGTAAAATACGAAATAGGTGACCCAAAGAATTCAGAAGAGGAATGTATCTTTCGGAGTGTAACATATGCAGCGCCTATGAGAGTTGCTATACGTCTTGTAGTATGGAATGTTGATCCTGATACAAAAATCCGGGATATACGGGCAGTGAAGGAACAGGATGTATATTTCGGTGAGATCCCTCTTATGACCGAAAGAGGAACTTTTATTATAAATGGCACGGAAAGGGTTGTAGTAAGCCAGTTGCACAGATCGCCCGGTGTTTATTTTGATTGTGATCAGGCAAAGTCAACCCTGGGGGGAAGCCTTTCATACAGCGCACGGATAATTCCATACAGAGGCTCCTGGTTAGACTTTGAGTTTGATCATAAGGAGCTTGTTTATGTGAGAATAGATAAGAAGAAAAAGATGTATGTCACGCTGTTTTTAAAAGCGCTTGGATATACCGAAAAAGAGATACTTGATTATTATTATGATAAAGAAACGGTTGTTATAAAGAACGGAAGGTTGTATAAACAAACGCTGCTTGCACTTCTTATAGGGCAGAAAGCGCCTTCCGATATTCTTAATGAAGAGACAAAAGAAGTCATTGTAAAAAAGCATAAAAAAATTACTAAAGCAGTTATTAAAAAAATGGAGTCTGCCAATATAAAAGAAATACCGGTTGAAGAAGGTGATATAATCGGCAAAACTACATCGGAAAATGTTATAGACCCTAAAACAAAAGAGATTTTAATTTCGATAAATAGAGAGATTACAAACGATGATATTGAAAAGATAATAAGCAAAAAAGTGAACAGTTTTGATATCCTTTTTATCGATAATCTGAATGTAAGCGCCTCCTTAAGTAAAACATTACGTGAGGACAGCGTGAATACCAAGGATGAGGCGCTGCTTGGGATATACAGGAAGCTCAGGCCGGGAGATCCTCCTACAACAGAATTTGCTGAAGCCCTTATCCACAATATGTTCTTCAGTCCCGAAAGATATGACCTTTCAAAAGTCGGCAGACTCAAAATCAATCACAGACTTAACCTTGGTATCCCTCTGGAAGAAACGGTTTTAAGGAAAGAAGATATCCTTGAGGTTGTGGGGCATTTACTCAGGCTTAAAGATGCCAGGGGCCCCGGAGACGACATAGATCATCTTGGAAACAGAAGGGTAAGGACAGTGGGAGAGCTTCTTGAAAATCAGTTCAGGATGGGGCTTGTGCGGATGGAAAGAGCTATTAAGGAGAGACTTACATTTCCGGAGATGGAGACATTGATGCCGCATGATCTGGTAAATCCAAAACCTGTTGCGAGTGCGGTAAAAGACTTCTTTTCAAGCAGTCAACTTTCCCAGTTTATGGATCAAACGAATCCACTCAGCGAGATTACACACAAACGTAGATTGAGCGCCCTTGGACCAGGAGGCTTAACTCGTGAAAGGGCGGGGTTTGAGGTCAGGGATGTTCACCCTACACATTATGGAAGAATATGCCCCGTTGAGACTCCTGAAGGTCCGAATATCGGCTTGATAGCCTCACTTTCTACATATGCAAAGGTCAATACCTTCGGGTTTATAGAGACACCATACAGGGAAGTGGTCAACGGCAGGGTAACAAATAAAGTTAAATATCTGAGCGCACTCGAAGAGGAACCGTACTATGTTGCGCAGGCAAACGCACCCATTGATAAGGAGGGAAGGTTTACCGCAGATCTTATAACTGCTCAGAAGGGCGGGGGATTCTATTTGGTAAGCCCGGAAGAGGTAAATTTTATGGATGTCTCCCCGAAGCAGCTTGTAAGCGTCTCCGCATCGCTAATCCCCTTCCTGGAGCATGATGACGCAAACCGTGCGCTTATGGGTTCAAACATGCAGCGGCAGGCAGTGCCGTTGGTTATTACAGAGGCGCCGATTGTTGGAACAGGCATGGAAAAGGTTGTGGGCAGGGATTCGAGAGTGACTATAACAGCAAGGTCTGCCGGTATTGTAAAAAGTGTAGATGCAAACAGGATCATTGTCCAATATGAGGAAAAAGACAAAAATGAAGAACCGACTGTTAAGATAGATGTATACAATCTTCTGAAATTCAGGAGATCAAACCAGGATACCTGTATAAACCAGAGAGCAATTGTGAATGAAGGTGACTATGTAAGCAAGGGAGATGTACTTGCGGACGGGCCTTCTACAGACAGAGGGGAGCTTGCCCTTGGAAAGAATGTGCTGGTAGCGTTCATGCCGTGGAGGGGGTATAATTATGAAGACTCGGTGCTTGTGAATGAACGGCTTGTCAAGGAAGATTTATTTACCTCTATCCATGTTGAGGAGTTGGAGTGTGTTGTAAGGGATACAAAACTTGGTAAGGAAGAGGTTACGAGAGATATACCGAGCATAGGAGATGAAGTCCTTAAAGATCTTGATGAGAGCGGTATTGTAAGAGTTGGTGCAACGGTAAAACCAGGGGATATCCTTGTAGGTAAGGTTACCCCAAAGGGGGAAACCCAGCTTACGCCGGAAGAAAAGCTTCTGCGTGCAATATTCGGTGAAAAAGCAGGCGATGTGAAAGATACATCGCTCAGGGTACCGCATGGCATCGAAGGTATAGTCATTGATGTGAAGGTGCTTTCGAGGAGGGGTATTGATAAGGACGACCGGAGCAGGCTTATAGAAGACATAGAAATATCAAACATTTTAAAGGATCAGGAAGAGCAGGTAAAGATTATTCTGGAGAGTACACAGGAGAAACTGGAGAGCATATTCCTCGGAAAAAAAGCCCCTGTTGATATAAAGGATGATAAGGGGAAGATAGTTATCAAGAAAGGCGAAGTGCTGAATGTAGGAAAAATAGGTTATATGAGCCTTCATAAACTTCAGAGCATTGATTTTGGCGATGATGAACTGGAGGCAAAGATTTCTAAAATTCTTGACAGCAAGGAAAACCAGATTGAGATTATTAAACTTTACTATGAAGACAAGATAAACAAGATTAAGAAAGGCGATGAACTGTCCCCAGGCGTTATCAAAACGATCAAAGTATATGTAGTTATGAAAAGGAAGATCGCTGTGGGTGATAAAATATCAGGCCGTCACGGGAACAAAGGGATTGTATCGATAATTCTCCCTGAAGAAGATATGCCCTTTACGGAAGACGGGACACCGATTGACCTTGTTCTTAATCCTCTTGGTGTTCCATCCCGTATGAATGCAGGACAGATATTGGAGGTACACCTTGGATGGGCTGCCAAAGAGCTCGGCAAGAAGATAGGCGAACTGGTTGATAACTATTACAAGAGTACCTCTTCCCCGAAGGCCATTAAGGCTCAACTGAAAAAGGTTTTCAATCACGGGGAACTCGATAGTTTTATAGATAAGTTGAGCGATGAGGAAATAATAGAGTTGGCAGACAGGATGAGGAACGGTGTTAATGTGGCGGTGCCTGTTTTTGACAGTGCAGACGAGAGCGAGATAAAGGAACTGTTTGAGATGGCGGGATTGTCGGATAACAGACAGGCTCTGCTTTACGATGGCAGAACAGGAGATATGTTTCATCACAAGATTACTATAGGCAACATGTACTTTTTGAAGTTACACCATCTTGTTGACGACAAAATTCATGCCCGCTCCATAGGACCTTATTCTCTTGTTACTCAGCAGCCTCTTGGCGGAAAGGCGCAATTTGGCGGGCAGCGTCTCGGAGAAATGGAAGTCTGGGCCCTTGAGGCATATGGGGCTTCTTATTCTTTGCAGGAATTCCTCACAATTAAATCTGATGATGTAAATGGCAGGATAAGGGCTTACGAAGCTATTGTAAAGGGTGAAGACGTGCTTGAACCAAATCTCCCGGAATCCTTTAATGTATTGGTAAAAGAGCTGGAGGCCTTATGCATAAATGTAGACCTTGTTAGGGAAGAGCAATAA
- the rplJ gene encoding 50S ribosomal protein L10, giving the protein MERTKKKKVVEELGAKLNRMNSMFIAEYSGLKVSQMTKLRKELRNVGVEFSVVKNTLLNIASEGTRAQALKDKFSGPNAIVCIYKDPVSAAKTIVSFLKEMPQLKLKAGFLGEQVIRPEDILKLATLPSREVLIAKLLGLLQGVPQRFVYVLSGNLNKLMITLNAIKTKKEQA; this is encoded by the coding sequence TTGGAAAGAACAAAGAAAAAGAAGGTAGTTGAGGAATTAGGGGCTAAACTCAACCGGATGAATTCCATGTTTATTGCGGAATACAGCGGCTTAAAAGTGTCCCAGATGACAAAGCTCCGAAAAGAGCTGAGAAACGTGGGTGTAGAATTTAGTGTTGTAAAAAACACGCTTTTAAATATTGCATCCGAAGGAACAAGAGCGCAAGCCCTGAAAGACAAATTTTCAGGTCCGAATGCAATTGTATGCATTTATAAGGACCCGGTGAGTGCAGCGAAGACAATAGTTAGTTTTTTGAAAGAGATGCCCCAGCTGAAGTTGAAAGCAGGCTTTCTTGGAGAACAGGTAATAAGACCTGAAGACATTCTGAAGCTTGCTACACTGCCGTCGAGAGAAGTACTTATAGCGAAGCTTCTGGGTTTACTGCAAGGTGTGCCTCAGAGATTCGTGTATGTGCTTTCCGGTAATTTGAATAAACTTATGATAACCTTGAATGCAATTAAAACTAAAAAAGAACAAGCCTGA
- the rplK gene encoding 50S ribosomal protein L11 has translation MAKKVVAMVKLQLQAGQATPSPPVGPALGQHGVNIMEFCKAFNERTKSQEGTIIPASITIFSDRTFSFITKTPPATFLIKRAAKLAKGAHNPKKETAGTIAKSQIKEIAQLKMQDLNAKDIDGAIKIIEGSSRSMGIEVVEG, from the coding sequence ATGGCAAAAAAAGTTGTGGCTATGGTGAAGTTACAGTTACAGGCAGGTCAGGCGACTCCATCACCACCTGTAGGGCCAGCCCTTGGTCAGCATGGTGTAAATATAATGGAATTCTGTAAGGCATTTAACGAAAGGACTAAATCCCAGGAAGGAACTATTATACCGGCATCGATAACCATTTTTTCTGACAGGACTTTTAGCTTTATTACAAAAACACCTCCTGCCACGTTCCTTATAAAAAGGGCGGCTAAATTGGCTAAAGGAGCCCATAATCCAAAAAAAGAAACGGCTGGAACCATAGCAAAGTCGCAGATAAAAGAGATTGCCCAGTTGAAGATGCAGGATCTGAATGCAAAGGATATTGACGGCGCAATAAAGATTATTGAAGGCAGTTCGAGAAGCATGGGAATAGAGGTTGTGGAAGGATAA
- the nusG gene encoding transcription termination/antitermination protein NusG translates to MEKKWYVVHTYSGYEQKVREGLEENIRNGKMELYFGEIIVPSEIIMERVKGQVKKSQRTVFPGYIIVNMVMNNDTWYLVRNTPKVTGFVGYDKMNPPPLPENEVNEILSAIQEGKGKIKPKIRFEKGDGVKVTEGPFTNFTGSVEEIKPEKGKVKVLLNIFGRTTPVELDFIQIEKI, encoded by the coding sequence ATGGAAAAGAAGTGGTACGTTGTACATACATATTCCGGTTATGAACAGAAAGTGAGAGAAGGCCTGGAAGAGAACATACGGAACGGTAAAATGGAGTTATATTTTGGAGAGATTATTGTACCATCAGAGATTATTATGGAGAGGGTTAAAGGACAGGTTAAGAAGTCTCAGAGGACGGTTTTCCCCGGATATATTATTGTAAATATGGTAATGAACAACGATACATGGTATCTTGTGAGAAATACGCCAAAAGTAACCGGTTTTGTAGGATATGACAAGATGAATCCACCACCTTTACCTGAAAATGAGGTGAATGAAATCCTCAGCGCCATTCAGGAAGGCAAGGGTAAGATTAAGCCGAAAATCAGATTTGAAAAAGGCGACGGCGTTAAGGTAACCGAAGGACCTTTTACAAATTTTACAGGTAGCGTAGAGGAGATAAAACCCGAAAAAGGTAAGGTAAAAGTGCTACTCAATATTTTTGGGAGAACAACCCCGGTTGAGTTGGATTTTATTCAGATAGAGAAAATATAA
- the rplA gene encoding 50S ribosomal protein L1: protein MAKVGKKYSEARKNIDREKKYDMDEALELLPQISFAKFDETVELACRLGVDPRHADQMVRGSVALPNGLGKEVKIVVFAKGQKEKEAEEAGADFIGAEDLIEKIQKGWLGFDKAVATPDMMGAVSKLGKILGPRGLMPNPKVGTVTFDIAKTVKEMKAGRVEFRVDKAGNLHVPVGKLGFGKEKIMENINSLIEAVIRLKPPSSKGAYFKGLAVCTTMSPGIKIDPAYVRNLTK from the coding sequence ATGGCAAAAGTAGGGAAAAAATATTCAGAGGCACGGAAAAACATAGATAGAGAAAAAAAATATGATATGGATGAAGCCCTTGAACTGCTTCCACAGATTTCTTTTGCAAAGTTTGACGAGACTGTTGAGTTGGCTTGTCGACTCGGCGTCGATCCTAGACATGCCGACCAGATGGTCAGAGGGAGCGTTGCACTCCCTAACGGACTTGGAAAAGAAGTGAAAATAGTTGTTTTTGCAAAGGGCCAAAAGGAGAAGGAAGCAGAGGAAGCCGGTGCAGATTTTATTGGCGCAGAGGATTTGATTGAAAAGATTCAAAAAGGATGGCTGGGTTTTGATAAGGCTGTTGCTACCCCGGATATGATGGGAGCGGTTAGTAAGCTTGGCAAGATACTTGGTCCGAGGGGTCTTATGCCCAATCCGAAAGTAGGGACAGTGACTTTTGATATAGCTAAGACCGTAAAGGAAATGAAAGCAGGAAGAGTGGAATTCAGAGTAGATAAAGCAGGGAATCTCCACGTTCCGGTCGGTAAACTCGGTTTTGGAAAAGAGAAGATAATGGAAAATATTAATTCACTCATCGAAGCTGTTATCAGATTAAAACCACCTTCAAGCAAAGGAGCTTACTTTAAGGGGTTGGCCGTTTGCACAACAATGAGCCCAGGTATAAAAATAGATCCTGCCTATGTGAGGAACTTGACTAAATAG
- the rplL gene encoding 50S ribosomal protein L7/L12 — MSVTKEDVIQFIENMTVLELSDFIKVLEEKFGVSAAMPMMAAAPAGGGQAAAAEPVEEQTEFNVILTGYEAEKKIQVIKVVRAITSLGLKEAKDLVEGAPKPVKEGVSKDEAANIKKQLEEVSAQVKVE, encoded by the coding sequence ATGAGCGTTACAAAAGAAGATGTTATACAGTTTATCGAAAACATGACAGTCCTTGAACTCTCTGATTTTATAAAGGTCCTGGAAGAGAAGTTTGGCGTTTCAGCGGCAATGCCGATGATGGCGGCTGCCCCGGCAGGCGGAGGCCAGGCTGCTGCTGCGGAACCGGTAGAAGAACAGACAGAGTTTAACGTTATACTCACAGGATATGAAGCAGAGAAGAAGATACAGGTAATAAAAGTTGTAAGGGCTATTACAAGCCTTGGACTGAAAGAAGCAAAAGACCTTGTCGAAGGCGCCCCAAAACCTGTTAAAGAAGGTGTTTCAAAAGATGAAGCTGCAAATATCAAGAAACAGCTTGAAGAAGTGAGCGCACAGGTAAAAGTAGAGTAA